One genomic region from Nymphaea colorata isolate Beijing-Zhang1983 chromosome 12, ASM883128v2, whole genome shotgun sequence encodes:
- the LOC116265898 gene encoding purine-uracil permease NCS1-like has protein sequence MGAMEFEPDTGLTNDDLKPTMRDQRTLTGWEMASLWVGIVIGVPNYYLAGSLVELGMSWWEGMLTVTLGNLIILFPLLSTGHAGAEYGIPYPVFVRASFGVRGAHIATVIRGLVACGWFGIETWIGGQAILLLVPDSLKPASLSRTISWLDASLLQLAFFFLFWILQVVVIWKGMDGVRRLQKYSAPILIILAILLLVWAYVRAGGFGSMLSTESTLTPSEFWRLFFPCLTACVGTWSTMALSIPDFTRFARSQGDQALGQAIGMPLSSAAYAFIGLAVTSSTQVIFGETISNPILLLPMISTSVPIILISIVGITLAVLTTNVAANVVAPANAIVNLNPARFGFRGGALVTAVIGILFQPWRLYGSSETYVDTWLVGCSALLGPVAGIVVVDYWVLRRGVLDVGALYSMNPVSPYWYFRGFNLAAIAAMVVPVLVVIPGFLYEVGILNSVPAVLVGIYDVAWFITFFSAGALYWILSSLWGRTKMAQVHDPLLLNSSP, from the coding sequence ATGGGTGCCATGGAGTTCGAGCCCGACACAGGGCTGACCAACGATGACCTGAAACCAACCATGCGAGACCAGCGGACTCTGACTGGTTGGGAGATGGCGAGCCTCTGGGTCGGCATCGTGATCGGGGTCCCCAACTACTACCTGGCCGGCAGCCTCGTCGAGCTCGGCATGTCGTGGTGGGAAGGGATGCTCACTGTCACCCTCGGCAACCTCATTatcctctttccccttctctccACCGGCCACGCCGGCGCCGAATATGGCATCCCCTACCCGGTCTTCGTTCGCGCCTCCTTCGGCGTCCGGGGTGCCCACATCGCCACCGTCATCCGCGGCCTCGTGGCCTGCGGCTGGTTCGGCATCGAGACGTGGATCGGCGGCCAGGCCATCCTCCTGCTCGTCCCCGACTCCCTCAAGCCAGCGTCCCTCTCCCGAACTATCTCCTGGCTCGACGCCTCCCTTCTCCAGCtcgccttcttcttcctcttctggaTCCTTCAGGTCGTCGTCATCTGGAAGGGCATGGACGGCGTGAGACGGTTGCAGAAGTACTCTGCACCTATTCTTATCATCCTCGCTATCTTGCTCCTCGTTTGGGCCTATGTGCGTGCCGGCGGGTTCGGGAGCATGCTCTCTACAGAGTCGACTCTTACCCCTTCGGAGTTCTGGCGGCTCTTCTTCCCCTGCCTCACCGCCTGCGTCGGAACATGGTCCACCATGGCCCTCAGCATCCCGGACTTCACGCGGTTTGCCCGCAGCCAGGGCGATCAGGCCCTCGGTCAGGCCATCGGCATGCCCCTCAGCTCGGCCGCCTACGCCTTCATCGGCCTCGCCGTCACCTCCTCCACTCAGGTCATCTTCGGCGAGACAATCTCCAATCCCATTCTGCTCCTCCCCATGATCAGCACCAGCGTCCCCATCATCCTCATTTCCATAGTCGGTATCACCCTTGCCGTCCTGACCACCAACGTCGCCGCGAACGTCGTCGCGCCGGCGAATGCCATCGTGAATCTCAATCCGGCCAGGTTTGGCTTTAGAGGTGGGGCTTTGGTTACTGCCGTCATTGGGATACTGTTCCAGCCTTGGAGATTGTATGGGTCCAGCGAGACCTACGTCGACACTTGGCTGGTTGGTTGCTCCGCGCTTCTGGGACCCGTCGCCGGCATTGTCGTCGTCGATTACTGGGTGCTCCGGCGAGGTGTTCTGGATGTTGGTGCATTGTACTCTATGAATCCGGTTAGTCCATATTGGTATTTCAGGGGATTCAATCTTGCCGCCATCGCGGCAATGGTCGTTCCAGTGTTGGTTGTGATTCCGGGATTCCTTTATGAGGTTGGAATTCTGAATTCCGTTCCCGCTGTGCTAGTCGGGATTTATGACGTTGCCTGGTTCATCACCTTCTTCTCTGCCGGCGCTCTTTACTGGATTCTTTCTAGTTTGTGGGGAAGAACTAAAATGGCCCAAGTGCACGATCCACTGCTGCTCAATTCTTCTCCTTGA